A genomic region of Metopolophium dirhodum isolate CAU chromosome 1, ASM1992520v1, whole genome shotgun sequence contains the following coding sequences:
- the LOC132935887 gene encoding uncharacterized protein LOC132935887: MEMDKIIEISDDKNNHNGNNNYGKGNNLQSLENSINSLNQWTLPPAPLHIRNSNTNNNAKTNIPKSYQRKNKNNAKKIIQFKRKVIILNKNESSTNILTEEIKGTTDMQLLTSDEGSLLNQEDDNEPTESLLVQPETEPSRVLPDTEFHTLFSTDETVDLTTKDNTQNKKEIIRQKKTPKRKKAVASKSDTSLTTPRPKRACAIDKVAENKKSGLCKLGKQKDGSWALNIKYISSPMFQCPICDVFYQSPESRKTHEVLEHSSLLESIHKPVDIVSTPGNTACIEQLTLFNYLKLCETSKYKTTVVHELAKRKHLLKAFNTKGLETIGQEAIRPKIIDFFKCNYCLYETNLIFALWAHMTSKHLYLKCDSEKKPFLYCFLCDRTLTKRTKPLRHLDACINKLSELSTTNNSPKQFICALCDEGFDSLIELEKHTWGHAKK, translated from the exons ATGGAAATGGacaaaataat TGAAATtagtgatgataaaaataatcataatggcaataataattatggcaaAGGCAATAATTTACAAAGTCTTGAAAACTCCATAAATTCATTAAACCAGTGGACACTACCACCAGCACCACTACATATCAGAAATagtaataccaataataatgcTAAAACCAACATCCCTAAATCCTATCaacgtaaaaacaaaaataatgcaaaaaaaatcattcaatttaAAAG aaaagtaattattttgaacaaaaatgaATCATCCACAAATATCTTAACTGAAGAAATTAAAGGTACTACAGATATGCAACTTTTAACTTCTGATGAGGGTTCTTTATTAAATCAGGAAGATGACAATGAGCCAACTGAATCATTACTAGTTCAACCAGAAACTGAACCATCAAGAGTTTTACCAGATACTGAATTCCATACATTATTCTCAACTGATGAAACAGTTGACTTGACCACTAAAGACAATACACAAAACAA AAAAGAAATCATAAGACAAAAGAAAACTCCTAAACGCAAAAAGGCTGTGGCTTCTAA gtCGGACACGTCATTAACAACGCCTAGGCCCAAGAGAGCATGTGCTATTGACAAAGTTGCTGAgaacaaaaa atctGGTTTATGTAAACTAGGAAAACAGAAAGATGGTAGTTGGgccttaaatattaaatatatttcatcacCAATGTTTCAATGTCCAATTTGTGATGTGTTTTACCAAAGTCCAGAGTCACGCAAAACACATGAAGTTTTAGAGCATTCCTCGCTGCTTGAGTCTATACATAAACCTGTGGATATTGTTTCTACCCCAGGAAATACGGCTTGTATTGAACAGTTAaccctatttaattatttgaaactttgcgaaacatcaaaatataaaacaacagtAGTCCATGAATTGGCCAAAAGAAAACATTTGTTGAAAGCATTTAATACTAAAGGACTTGAGACTATAGGACAAGAGGCTATAAGACCTAAAATTATTGACTTCTTTAAGTGTAATTATTGcct atatgAAACTAATCTTATATTTGCTTTATGGGCTCACATGACCTCCAAACATCTATATCTAAAATgtgattctgaaaaaaagcCATTTTTATATTGCTTTTTGTGCGATCGCACATTAACTAAACGTACAAAACCACTCAGACATTTAGACGCTTGTATAAATAAACTAAGTGAATTATCAACTACCAATAACTCACCTAAACAATTTATATGTGCACTTTGCGATGAAGGTTTTGATTCATTGATAGAACTTGAAAAACATACTTGGGGACATGCAAAAAAGTAA